A single genomic interval of Vicia villosa cultivar HV-30 ecotype Madison, WI unplaced genomic scaffold, Vvil1.0 ctg.000371F_1_1, whole genome shotgun sequence harbors:
- the LOC131627601 gene encoding uncharacterized protein LOC131627601 encodes MHSYIRLLYDRVLRGTPLSNRFRFVSSAHCSGMAIDSEPESVRQRLVDRFMSTGNTECLHLWAYNTRPVGAHWLLLAINPIREVVYYLNSVNGEWTNYPAMKDIVDLSIQVFRSQRDAQVSRTKSSNITWIQVQCPQQKNSYDCGYFVLRFMKEILQANQLEIPLTYLDEFRAAGYPRLKLEEIKEDLCHFYIKRFFM; translated from the exons atgcactcatacattcg gttgttgtatgacagagtgttgcgcgggactccgttgtctaacagattccgtttcgtgtcttccgcccactgcagcggaatggcaattgattcggaaccggaatcagttagacagcgcttagtagatagattcatgtccaccggcaatacagaatgtctgcatctttgggcgtataatacccgaccagtagg agcacactggttgctgcttgctatcaaccctataagggaagtcgtgtattatctgaattcggtaaatggtgaatggacaaattatccggccatgaaggacatcgttgattt atcaatacaagtgttccgaagtcaacgggacgcacaggtatcccgaactaaatctagcaacattacttggatccaagtgcag tgtccgcaacagaaaaacagttacgattgcggatactttgtattgaggtttatgaaagaaatccttcaggcaaatcaattagagattccgctcacg taccttgacgaattccgtgccgctggatacccgagacttaagttggaa